One Bacteroidota bacterium DNA segment encodes these proteins:
- a CDS encoding fibronectin type III domain-containing protein, with protein sequence MFLSNQPSRKSLVTLSYLVLSFSSFLFSGCLSDPITGPEVRPRLVLPPQRVMFTSPVSSFVAPATGDMVIRWTRSTADTQLNFKGYYVKVWTSQPDTDQLGTPSESDLQLVDTAHIAKVAGRIDTSVTFHTLPLGRYTAVVWGEKATDTLGYSLDSARLHFDFDPRPLMNPTNLRATSTSPTTVQLRWDLPSTNKNIGMFGYIVYYHDPIQTRNDSGHYAQFVPAGDSANTATVTIPPLLTPLRGASEHPYRMWVKAIRKDSAMFYGSDTNEIVWAGAEINPPQAFSLKHDSIGNPIPDSGYHGFRHSIFMGRPANSQNWGIADDSTNQYPHQVALQISGNTLSLNTLNGAAFLSDGGLARMDTAFDLTHIYYAVPYNDPSQFTINSVTLTNQSSGTGVVLYLMFKDADPAFPANEWARIFILRQADGTFVNHSGGVDIQVSFQPGVTQGGTSHLPYY encoded by the coding sequence ATGTTCCTGTCAAACCAACCCTCTCGGAAGAGCCTCGTCACTCTTTCCTATCTCGTGCTCTCTTTTTCTTCTTTTCTTTTTTCGGGCTGTCTTTCGGACCCGATCACCGGACCCGAGGTGCGCCCACGGCTTGTGCTGCCGCCGCAACGCGTTATGTTTACGTCACCGGTCTCCAGTTTCGTCGCGCCGGCGACCGGCGATATGGTGATCCGATGGACGCGTTCGACAGCCGATACGCAATTGAATTTCAAGGGATACTATGTAAAGGTTTGGACATCCCAACCGGACACGGATCAATTAGGTACTCCATCCGAGTCGGATCTGCAGCTTGTTGATACGGCACACATAGCCAAAGTCGCCGGACGAATAGATACATCCGTCACTTTTCACACTCTTCCGCTTGGCCGGTATACCGCGGTCGTCTGGGGCGAGAAAGCAACGGATACGCTGGGGTATAGTTTGGATTCCGCGCGTCTGCACTTCGACTTCGATCCTCGGCCACTGATGAATCCAACCAACCTGAGAGCCACTTCAACGAGTCCGACGACGGTACAATTACGCTGGGACTTGCCGTCGACGAACAAGAATATAGGTATGTTCGGATATATCGTTTACTATCACGATCCGATTCAGACCAGAAATGATTCTGGCCATTATGCACAATTTGTTCCGGCTGGCGATTCGGCGAATACCGCGACGGTCACAATTCCGCCATTGCTAACCCCGCTGCGCGGTGCCAGCGAGCATCCATATCGTATGTGGGTCAAAGCCATTCGAAAGGATTCCGCTATGTTTTATGGCAGTGATACTAACGAGATCGTGTGGGCGGGAGCTGAGATCAATCCGCCGCAAGCGTTCAGCCTTAAACACGACTCAATAGGAAACCCAATTCCGGATTCAGGGTATCATGGTTTTCGGCACTCGATATTCATGGGGCGGCCTGCAAATTCACAAAATTGGGGAATTGCTGATGACTCCACGAATCAATATCCGCATCAGGTGGCGCTACAGATTAGCGGCAACACTCTTTCGCTTAATACCTTGAATGGTGCCGCATTCCTGAGCGACGGCGGTTTAGCGCGGATGGACACAGCGTTCGATCTCACTCATATTTATTATGCCGTCCCGTACAACGATCCATCTCAGTTCACGATCAATAGTGTGACATTGACAAATCAATCGTCAGGTACGGGAGTCGTACTCTATTTGATGTTCAAGGACGCAGATCCCGCATTCCCTGCAAATGAGTGGGCTCGGATTTTTATCCTTCGTCAGGCGGATGGAACATTCGTCAATCATTCTGGCGGCGTGGACATTCAAGTCAGCTTCCAGCCCGGCGTTACACAGGGTGGAACGTCTCATTTGCCCTATTATTAG